The following DNA comes from Chryseobacterium gallinarum.
CACTTGTTACATTTTCTGAAGTCCATTCTACCCGCTTAATAAAGTCTTTTTCCCGGACAGGGCAGTTCTGGATCTGGCAAACAGTACACGACACGGGCTTACAGTCATCCATATGAAAATTAAATTCAATATTCCGCTTGATATTATTGGCTAAAAGAAGGATCATTTTTTCCATTTCATTGTGGGCATCACGAAGACTGTAATACCAGGGTAAAGTAATATGGGCGTCAATATGGAGATTAGCACCGAATTGCTGGATTTTCATATTGTGGACATCGATCCATTCCGTTCTTCTGTTTTCTTCTAAGATTTTGATAATCTGGTGCAGGATTTCAGGATCCTGTTCGTCCATAATTCCGCTTAAAGATTTACGGACAATTTTATATCCTACACTAATAATGTAAAATCCGAAGGCCAAAGCTACTACTGAATCCAGCCAGAAAATTTTTGTAAAATATACTATGATCAAACTGGCAACAACACCAAGGGTGGTAATGGTATCTGACTGGAGATGTTTCCCTGAAGAAACCAAGACCAGAGAATTTTCTCTTTCTCCTTTCTTGATAGAAATGTATCCCAGCAGATAATTGATTACTGCCGTAGCTGCAATGATCCAGATTCCAATATCCAGCTTACTGAGCGTTTTCCCTACAATAAGACTATGTACTCCTTCATAAATAATCATAAGGCCGGCAATGGCAATTAGGGCTCCTTCAATTCCCGAAGTGACAAATTCTACTTTCCCATGGCCATAAGGATGATCTTCATCCTTAGGCTTGGCGGCAAGATGAAGAGAGTAGAGGCCCATAAAGGCACTGATGACATTCACAATGCTTTCCATAGCATCAGAAAATACGGCATCAGAATTGGTAAGTTTCCAGGCTATAATTTTCCCGATGAAAAGAATGACTCCAAATGCAGCAATGATCCTTTGGAATCCTATTTTATCTTTATGGGTATTTTGTGTGGTCATATTGTGTTCGATAAAAAAAAGAATCTCAATTCTGAGACTCTTTTTTATTTTGTTAGTTTATACTAAGTTGTTTGCTACAAGGTATTCTGCGATTTGTACAGCGTTTGTTGCAGCTCCCTTCCTCAGGTTATCTGCTACAATCCAAAGGTTAAGTGTTTTGGGCTGTGACAGGTCTCGTCTTATTCGCCCTACGAAAACTTCATCTTTTCCTTCCGAATATAGCGGCATCGGATAATGGTTGTTTTTAACATCGTCCATGACAATTACTCCCGGAGTTTCGGATAGGATTTTTCTGACTTCGTCAAGATCAAATTCATTTTCAAATTCAATATTTACACTTTCAGAGTGTCCTCCCTGAACCGGAACCCTTACCGCTGTTGCTGTCAGATTGAATGTATCATCCCCTAAAATCTTTTTAGGCTCTTTCATCAATTTGATTTCTTCTTTAGTGTAATCATCATCTGCAAACACATCACAGTGCGGCAGAGCATTTTTGAAAATCTGGTAAGGATATACTTTTGCAGCATCATTTCCGCTGATTTCACCGTTTAATTGATCTACGGCAGCTTTACCGGTTCCTGTTACAGACTGGTACGTGGAAACGATTACTCTTTTTAAATCATATTTTTTGTTCAAAGGCCCTAAAACCATTACCAACTGGATGGTAGAACAATTTGGATTGGCAATGATTTTATCTTCTTTAGACAAAACATCAGCGTTGATTTCAGGAACCACTAATTTTTT
Coding sequences within:
- a CDS encoding cation diffusion facilitator family transporter; the protein is MTTQNTHKDKIGFQRIIAAFGVILFIGKIIAWKLTNSDAVFSDAMESIVNVISAFMGLYSLHLAAKPKDEDHPYGHGKVEFVTSGIEGALIAIAGLMIIYEGVHSLIVGKTLSKLDIGIWIIAATAVINYLLGYISIKKGERENSLVLVSSGKHLQSDTITTLGVVASLIIVYFTKIFWLDSVVALAFGFYIISVGYKIVRKSLSGIMDEQDPEILHQIIKILEENRRTEWIDVHNMKIQQFGANLHIDAHITLPWYYSLRDAHNEMEKMILLLANNIKRNIEFNFHMDDCKPVSCTVCQIQNCPVREKDFIKRVEWTSENVTSVDKHCAE
- a CDS encoding aspartate-semialdehyde dehydrogenase, which produces MKVAVVGSTGMVGQVMLKVLEERNFPITELIPVASEKSVGKKVKYKQKEFTIVSMKDAIAAKPDIAIFSAGGSTSLEFAPLFAEAGTTVIDNSSAWRMDPDKKLVVPEINADVLSKEDKIIANPNCSTIQLVMVLGPLNKKYDLKRVIVSTYQSVTGTGKAAVDQLNGEISGNDAAKVYPYQIFKNALPHCDVFADDDYTKEEIKLMKEPKKILGDDTFNLTATAVRVPVQGGHSESVNIEFENEFDLDEVRKILSETPGVIVMDDVKNNHYPMPLYSEGKDEVFVGRIRRDLSQPKTLNLWIVADNLRKGAATNAVQIAEYLVANNLV